In Streptomyces ambofaciens ATCC 23877, a single genomic region encodes these proteins:
- a CDS encoding lytic transglycosylase domain-containing protein, whose translation MAAHFDRRLRKAAVTTTVAAVVVAALSASQAPDVTADAHGRQTTADNMPTSDAPSEESATGNSPYYTDLPPLNSPSPAPTIGTPASRGPAEAGIPATVLDAYKKAESELRRTKPGCNLPWQLLAAIGKVESGQARGGRVDAQGNTLGRIIGPQLDGNGFALIKDTDNGVYDGNSRYDNAVGPMQFIPSTWAWAGRDGNADGKDDPNNIYDAALSAGHYLCRNGWDLSVQADLNRAILSYNNSQDYLHTVLSWLEHYRKGTHEIPDGTGTLPVGRSDDGTGLTGPSPSPGATGATGATGATGATTGPTAPGTSTPGPGKPTPPAPPKPSDPGTGSPSPKPPTDPATPPTTETPTDTVHHLENAGTTGLTAIAGDTFTQKISTRAETKAGQSVGKVRIRFTVIGDTDAAFTGGDKVAAVTTNASGVAVAPALVAGEKTGGFTVRATVIGRTVAGLDYRATVTERVADAIARTGATALTCTPGGEFADRVEVKATHKGAAADKVAVTATLIKSVLDPVESDKGPYFKDADGKTVRTLTGLKTDAKGLLTLPKLYADDTTGTFVLRLTTAGGATLNVQLKVAEAQPEPSPDPSTDSPDASPSPSTEPSTEPAA comes from the coding sequence ATGGCGGCGCATTTCGACAGGAGGCTCCGCAAGGCGGCGGTCACCACCACCGTGGCGGCGGTCGTGGTCGCGGCCCTGTCCGCGTCCCAGGCCCCCGACGTGACGGCCGACGCCCACGGCAGACAGACCACGGCCGACAACATGCCGACGTCCGACGCGCCCTCCGAGGAGAGCGCCACCGGCAACTCGCCGTACTACACGGACCTTCCGCCGCTCAACAGCCCGAGCCCCGCGCCGACCATCGGCACCCCCGCCTCCCGGGGCCCGGCCGAAGCGGGCATTCCCGCCACCGTGCTCGACGCCTACAAGAAGGCCGAGTCGGAGCTGCGCCGGACCAAACCGGGCTGCAACCTGCCGTGGCAACTGCTGGCCGCCATCGGCAAGGTGGAGTCGGGGCAGGCACGCGGCGGCAGGGTCGACGCGCAGGGCAACACCCTCGGCCGGATCATCGGCCCGCAGCTCGACGGCAACGGCTTCGCGCTCATCAAGGACACCGACAACGGCGTCTACGACGGGAACAGCAGGTACGACAACGCCGTCGGCCCCATGCAGTTCATCCCCTCCACGTGGGCGTGGGCGGGCCGCGACGGCAACGCCGACGGCAAGGACGACCCCAACAACATCTACGACGCCGCGCTCTCCGCCGGCCACTATCTGTGCCGCAACGGCTGGGACCTGTCCGTCCAGGCCGACCTCAACCGGGCGATCCTCAGCTACAACAACTCGCAGGACTACCTCCACACGGTCCTGTCCTGGCTGGAGCACTACCGCAAGGGCACCCACGAGATCCCCGACGGCACCGGCACCCTGCCCGTGGGCCGCAGCGACGACGGCACCGGTCTGACCGGCCCCAGCCCGTCTCCCGGCGCGACGGGCGCGACGGGCGCCACGGGTGCCACGGGCGCGACCACCGGCCCCACGGCTCCCGGCACATCGACGCCCGGCCCGGGGAAGCCGACGCCCCCCGCACCCCCCAAGCCCTCCGACCCCGGCACGGGCTCTCCGAGCCCGAAGCCCCCGACCGATCCGGCGACTCCGCCCACGACCGAGACCCCCACGGACACGGTGCACCACCTGGAGAACGCCGGTACCACGGGGCTGACCGCGATCGCGGGCGACACCTTCACCCAGAAGATCAGCACCCGTGCCGAGACCAAGGCCGGCCAGTCCGTCGGCAAGGTGCGTATCCGCTTCACCGTCATCGGCGACACCGACGCCGCCTTCACCGGCGGCGACAAGGTCGCCGCCGTCACCACCAACGCCTCCGGCGTGGCCGTCGCGCCCGCGCTGGTGGCGGGGGAGAAGACCGGCGGGTTCACCGTCCGTGCCACCGTCATCGGCCGGACCGTCGCCGGCCTCGACTACCGGGCCACCGTCACCGAGCGCGTCGCCGACGCGATCGCCCGCACCGGCGCCACCGCCCTGACGTGCACGCCGGGCGGCGAGTTCGCGGACCGGGTCGAGGTGAAGGCCACGCACAAGGGCGCCGCCGCGGACAAGGTCGCCGTCACCGCCACCCTCATCAAGTCGGTGCTCGACCCGGTCGAGAGCGACAAGGGCCCGTACTTCAAGGACGCCGACGGCAAGACCGTCCGCACCCTGACCGGCCTGAAGACCGACGCCAAGGGCCTGCTGACGCTGCCGAAGCTGTACGCGGACGACACCACCGGCACGTTCGTGCTCCGCCTCACCACCGCGGGCGGCGCCACGCTCAACGTCCAGCTGAAGGTGGCCGAGGCCCAGCCGGAGCCGTCGCCGGACCCGTCCACCGACTCGCCCGACGCCTCGCCCAGCCCGTCCACCGAGCCGTCGACCGAGCCGGCCGCGTAG
- a CDS encoding DUF4184 family protein translates to MPFTLSHAAAVLPAMRSDGTGRGPLVPAVLVAGSFSPDITYYAASFLSGAMEFGDVTHSFPGVLVVDVVIAWVLVGVWLLLREPLVALLPRARQGRAAALLRCGTPRARVDTSLVVRWYVSAVLGALTHVVWDAFTHLDRWGMRVFPVLGREIAGSPLYWYLQYGGSAVAAVVLAVFLARALRRAPRAEPLGVPVLSVRDRWWAGAVLGGCAVVGAVQRAARWWAYWGDVAKPWELIPTLCFGAGAGLAPGLLLYAVGVRAWRPAPVPGSPGGAGTEPDRRVAR, encoded by the coding sequence TTGCCGTTCACCCTCAGTCATGCGGCCGCCGTGCTGCCCGCGATGAGGAGCGACGGGACCGGCCGGGGGCCGCTGGTGCCCGCCGTACTCGTGGCAGGGTCATTTTCACCCGACATCACCTATTACGCGGCCAGTTTCCTGTCCGGGGCGATGGAGTTCGGGGACGTCACGCACTCCTTCCCGGGCGTCCTCGTCGTCGACGTGGTCATCGCCTGGGTGCTGGTGGGGGTGTGGCTGCTGCTCCGCGAACCGCTGGTGGCCTTGTTGCCGCGGGCCCGGCAGGGCCGTGCCGCCGCCCTGCTGCGCTGCGGGACGCCACGCGCGCGCGTGGACACCTCGCTCGTCGTGCGGTGGTACGTGTCGGCCGTGCTGGGGGCGCTGACGCACGTGGTGTGGGACGCGTTCACGCACCTCGACCGCTGGGGGATGCGGGTGTTCCCGGTCCTCGGGCGGGAGATCGCGGGCTCGCCGCTCTACTGGTACCTCCAGTACGGCGGTTCCGCCGTGGCCGCGGTCGTCCTCGCCGTGTTCCTGGCGCGGGCGCTGCGCCGGGCGCCCCGGGCCGAGCCGCTGGGCGTTCCGGTCCTCTCCGTACGGGACCGGTGGTGGGCCGGAGCGGTGCTCGGCGGTTGCGCCGTGGTCGGGGCGGTGCAGCGGGCGGCACGCTGGTGGGCCTACTGGGGAGACGTGGCGAAACCCTGGGAGCTGATCCCGACGCTGTGCTTCGGCGCGGGTGCGGGGCTCGCCCCCGGGCTGTTGCTGTACGCCGTGGGGGTCAGGGCGTGGCGTCCGGCCCCGGTTCCCGGAAGCCCAGGAGGCGCCGGTACGGAGCCGGACCGCCGGGTCGCGCGCTGA